The sequence TCCTTTATTGTGTCCCACAGCCTTTCAAGACTAATGTCGTCATATCCGTGAACCAATCGATTGCGCATTCCAACAATCTGAGGCCAGGGAATCGCGGATTGATGTCGCTACGTTTCCTCGGAAACACGGGTGGCCGCTTCGCCTGCAATCTCCACCAGCTTCCGCAACGCGAAGTCCATGACCCTGT comes from Gemmatimonadota bacterium and encodes:
- a CDS encoding DUF86 domain-containing protein — protein: MRNRLVHGYDDISLERLWDTIKDELPPLIDQLDSIIHDSKS